The Drosophila sechellia strain sech25 chromosome 2L, ASM438219v1, whole genome shotgun sequence region ATGAATCACATAATCCCGATTTGTAAGAGCAAAATATAAAGGATCGGGATGTAATTGGATTTTAACACATTTAACTACGGGACAATGGAACTTTGGGGTTTCGGTTTTACTTTAGGTTTCCATGGGTTCGTTGCTGTCGATCGAGACACTATATCTGCGGGGTATATCTATTTATCGATGTACGCCGTATTATGTgggcatgtatgtatattcgcacgtatgtatgtatggatGTGAGTAACGCTGCTGGCTGCTACACTGGGCGCAGGCTttaacttaaaaattaaatcatcGACGCGAGCGATCAGTTGAAGACTAAAGACTTGATGAATCGCCGCGCCAGCCGAAAGCTCTTCAAAACAGTTGGGCTCTCTGGAAAGCGATTCTCCGAGTCTCTTTGCACCACACAACCAAATGAATCTCGGGGGAAAATGCGAGAGCGATCCGTTGAGGGTTGTCGAGCTGCTCGAACTATAGAGCAAATATGTAGAAATAAATGAACATGATCGCATTCGTACACAAAATGATCTTTATCCTTATAACAATAGCTTCAATTCGATACATAAACGCTTACAGGAAGGAAAACTAATCAAGATGacaaatcaataaaacaaGAATATAAACTTGTCCGCTTGGTTTATCGTGGAAATGTTGCTGTTACTAGTGAAGAAGTACTAATGTCGCCTTAACGGTGAAAAATTGCTAACTCGATTTATGATCCACTTTTGGCTTACCATACATCAAATCaagtttaaaaaatatataaatacaatatTGATTGGTGTAAAACAATTCAAAAGATGTTGACAGGATTTGACAGCGGTAGGACGATTAGACCAAGTTGATCCAATGCTCGCGCAGAATAAATACGGTGGTGGGGAGAAGGACGAGAACGACGACAACGAGGATGCCTATTTGGCGGGCGAGGCTATGGAGTTGTTTAGTGAATTGTTTAGCTGCTCCTCCTGATCCTTGTCCAAGCCAAGGGCTGTGGTCAACAGCTTGACCACACATCGCTGCTCGTGCACCTCGCCCTTCTCGTTGGAAGTAATGTCCTTTTCTAGTTTTAGCTTCTCTTCGGCGGCCATCAGGATGCCCTCCTCGATGGTACTCTCGGAAATGAGACGGTAAATGGTCACCGGACGCTGCTGTCCCATGCGATGACACCGATCCTCGGCCTGTTTATCGTTGTACGGGTTGAAGTCGATATCGTGAATGACACAGGTGTCGGCAGCCGTCAGGTTGATACCAACGCCACCGGCTTTGGTGGAGAGTAGAAACACAAAGATGCTATCGTCCCCATTGAAGTCGGTGATCAAGTCCTGGCGGACATTTACGGCGGTCGCACCGTCCAGGCGACAGAAACCAAACTTTCGTATTCGCAGATACTCCTCCACAATGTCTAGCATCATGGTGAACTGGCTGAAAAGCAACACACGGTGTCCTTCTTCCTTTAGTTTTGGAAGCAACGTATCCAGGTAGCGGAATTTTCCAGAATCGCATATCAAATTATCAGGTATTTTCACATCGTAAAACTCCTGAATGATTCACAAATTTAGTCATTGTCATTGGACAACCTCTTTGATAGTCACTTACATGCTTGCTCATCATCTGGTAGACCTGAAAGTCTGACATAACGGCTAGCTCTTCAAAGATGTATTGCTCATTGGTCTTTTTAAAGGAACTGGCATTAGCCAGGCGCTTAGAGAATCCACGTAGATTGGCGTCGGTGAAATAGTGACGCATCAGCAACGGATGGTTTGCTATGCGGCGCATCTCCATCATGATCGCTATGCCGGCCctttcgctgctgctgcacacCTCGCCCTTGTTGTTGGAATAATAATCGACGAGCTCATGATAGTATATTTTCTGTTGACTGCTCATGGGCACTTTTtcctttaaataaataacgaTTTAATTGTTGTATAATATTGATTTTCGCCTGGCGTACTTACCACCAGGCTTAGCTTCTTGGGCAGGTTCTTGAGGACATCTTTTTTAAGGCGTCTGAGTACAAATGGCTTCATGATACGCTTTGCTCTCTGGATTTGTGTTTCCTGGAACTGTGACACCTCATCCTGATCTCCATCGCTTTTTCCCTTCTGCAAGGAACATGAGGTTTACATATTGTTTTGTGTTGAACAAATCTTTGTTTTTACCTTAGCAAACAACGATTTGATGTCCTCGATGCTCTTGGCAAAGAATTTGGGCATCACGAAGCAGAGCAGAGAGATTAGCTCCAGCAGATTGTTCTGGAGCGGAGTTCCAGTGAGCAGGATTCGCATCCTAGCGTTTATGGTTATAAGGTTAGCATAGCGTTGCGTGGTCATGTTCTTCAGCATATGGGCTTCATCAAAAATGACGTAGTCCAACTTGCAAACCCGGAACATTTTCCTCTCCTCCGGCGTGGATCCCACAATGTGATATCTGTCCAAAAAGTACATGAAATTTTAGAATAGATTCTTTTATGACTTCGTGGTTATTTACGTGGTAAGAAGAACATCAAAGCCGGTAAATCCATCCTTGGCAAAACGGCCTCGCATTCTCCTCCGCTCGTCCTGCGAGCCATGGTACTTCTCCACCACCAGTTCGGGACACCAACGGCTAATCTCCGCCTCCCAATTATCCAGCGTGGACGAGGGCACCACAATTAAATGTGCAGCCTGGCTAAGACCATTCTCCTTTAGATAGGCCAGAAATGCAATAACCTGAATTGTCTTGCCCAGACCCATTTCATCTGCCAAAATGCCATTCATTTCTTGTTTGTGCATTACGGTGAGCCAATTAAGGCCAATTATCTGATAATCAGCCAGCTGTAGACTGCAAAAGGAACGAAAATAGAAACACAAATGGGACAGCATACTGGTTAAGGCTCACCCGCTGCTAAGAAGCTTAGGTTGCTCCACAATGCCAGCACCATTGGAAATCGCCTTCTCCAGGCGCGACACCATGTTATTGCACTTGCTTAGAATAGCGGCCACCGTGTTCTGTTTGTTAATCAGCTCTTGAGCGTAATTCAAAAGATCACCCGACATTCTGATGCTCTCCAGCTTTTGGCGCAAATCAGCCCAATCATTAAATGGTCGCACATCAATGATGGCTAATGCCTTCTTCTCGGACAGCGTTTTAACTGACTGCAGTTCAATTAGCGAAGCCTCGTTCATaaactggaaaacttttttgcgTTGCCCCGTCATCTTGGTGGACATCTCGCTATCGCTGTCATCGCTGTCGTACACCTGGTCCTTGGACTGCTTCACATCATCGTCGTCCCAGTGGTCGTTATCCGAGAAGTTGCCTTGTGAAGTTGCACTTACTCCGTTTGACCTGGGCTTTAGCTTGGACTTGGCAAGTGGTCCATTGTGGCCCTTGGGCTTGCAGTTCTCCCTTAGGTATCGCACGGAGGCGGCCACATCCCAATTGGTTCGGGAAAGTGACTCCTGGATGGCCTACGGAacacatttaaaatttatttcagTTAAAATCGTAAAAAAAATTTGTGATTTGATCtgattaattttaaaagttaaataataacGGAGATAATGTCAGgtaatatttcatatatttcatatttcccCACCAAAGTAGTGGGAACAGTTTACGCGAGGGTTATTATTGTTCCCAACCCCGTCAGCGACACCCCTGGCTAACGACAGCTGTTCGCAACGCCGGGCCGAACCGAATCGCCATGTTCCCCGAACTCAGATGCAGAGACGCGCGTTTCCCCGCTAATCGCCCCATTTTACCTTGGTGGCATTTCGGCCGGAAACCTACCATTGTGTCGAAGTGGGGCGAAATCTTGGCGGCTGCCATGTAGCGCTCCTCCTTTTCCTTAACGGTCAGCTCCAGTTTGGTTTTCTTGGGCGTCTGGGAGTCGTTGCCATCGCTGTCACTGTCGGCCATCACCTGGATGCGCTTCTTCCCAGGCACACGCTCTGAAATCAGGCAGTTAGTGTCAATCGCTTGGAATTTTAGCTCAGCAAGTACCAGTTTTCGAAAGACTAGCGACGGCAGAGGAAGCATTCTTGTTGATGCGGAACTGACGCAGATCGCTGAGGCTCGACTTGGCGGACGAGGAGGCGGAGGCCGACGCAGATGCGGCCACTGTGCTGTCCGACATCGTGGGACAAGGCGAAACGCTTCCTGGCAATCTGTCAGTCCTTATTCACAAATTCTGTTTGCAACTCCTACAATATTGTGGTGGTATTTGTGAATATTCGCATGCTAGTGCGGCCGTTTGATTATCCCGATAAAACCTATTTCTATTTCTCCAACGGAGTGCGGTCACACTGTGCGCCCATTTAAGTATTAGCTTAatggttattattattttttcatttattcttATCGAAATGTAGCGCAGTGTTGTAAGCTTCTTTCGGAGTATCTAACGATTTAATTCTGTATATATCGTATTTAATTTCGTCAACTTAACCGTAAAACCGATGCCAAAATGATTagtttcatttaaaaaaaggaaattaaaaaaaagcgaaCTGGCGGTAAATTAAGAAAGGAGTTGCCAGATGTTATCGGCTTACCGCAAGCAATCGTCAGACAATCGAAACATTGGGACGCGTTGCAACCCTCTCTTTTTTTCGCTTGCTCTTGTAGGTTAATTGAAAACACTTTTATTGCAAATAAACCTCTTGCCGAGCCGAGGGCAAACCGATAAACTGGCAAACATGGCTGGCGGCAACACCCCGCGTGTGATCCAGGTGACCAACATAGCGCCGCAGGCCACCAAGGACCAGATGCAGACGCTGTTCGGGAACATTGGCAAGATTGAGGAGATCCGCCTGTACCCGACAATCCGTGATGTCTCCTGTCCGGTGCAGTCGCGCATCTGCTATGTGAAATACACGGACACGACCAGTGTGCCGGTGGCGCAGCACCTGACCAACACGGTGTTCATCGATCGCGCCCTGATCGTCATACCCGTTCTGGCCATACCCGAGGAGTATCGGGCCCTGGAGATGCTCAAGAACGGAACCATTGTGCCGGGTCTCCAGAAGCCGGACTCCAAGCTACCGCCCGAAGTCATTAACCGCATCGAGGGACAGCTGCCGCAGCAGGTCATCAAGACGTACGACCCCAAGTTGGTGGAGTTCAATCTGCCGGAGTACCCGGCCTTACCCTCGTTCTACGATGCGCGCAAAATCGAGGAGATTCGGCGCACCATTATTGTGTGCGATGTTAAGAACGAGTGGCGCCTAGACGATCTGATGGAGTGCTTCCAGCGCGCCGGGGAGGTGAAGTATGCCCGATGGGCCGAGAAGGATAACAAGACGTACTGCATGATTGAGTTCTGCGAACAGACCAGCATTATTCACGCTCTGCGCATGCAGGGCCAGGAGTTCAAGGGTGGCCATTTGAGCGTCTACCACTCCACGTACTCCATAACCAAGCCGGAGGCCAAGTCGAATGAGGCAGCCCAGGCTGAGATTGAGGAGGCCATGACCATTGTGAAGGAGGCGCAGAGTATGATCTCAGCGGCCATTGATCCGGTAATTGGAATGCTCGCCAAGGACAAGCGCCGCAGGTCGAGATCACGGTCCCGTTCCCGGGAACGTCGCACCAGTCGATCCCGCTCGCATCGTTCCACATCAAGGCGTCGTTCCAGGCGTTCCGGTTCCAGAGAGCGACGCAGCGTGTCCCGATCACGCCGCTCTAGGTCGCGTGGCAAGCACTCGTCCCGTTCTCGCAGCAAGCGCTCAAGATCCCGACACCGTCGCAGCTCCTCGCGTTCCAGAAGATCACGTTCCCGTGGCGGCAAGCACTCTCGCTCCTCAAGGTCGCGTGGCAAGCGCTCCAGGTCCCGCCATCGCCGCAGCACCTCACGCTCACGTAGCTCCCGGTCCCACGGCACTGGTGGAGGCAGTGGCAACGGCAAACGTTCCCGATCCCGCGAGCGCAGCAAGAAGTCACACCGCAGCGAGAAGCACTCTTCGCGTTCTCCCCGATCTAGAAGCAAGCGCAGCTCTCCCTCGCCGCCGCCAGCGACCGGCAGTAAGTCACGGTCCAGTCGCAGCAAGGATCCGGTCATCGTCTCCGCCAAGTCATCCCGGCGGCGCGACCGCTCCCGTACTCCCGAAACTCGCAAACTCAAATCCATCTCTGAGGACACTGAGGTTAAGAGCTCACGTTCCAGCGCCGATTCGAAGTCACGCAAATCGGTTAGTGTCGAGAAGTCGGACAACATGGACATCTCCAACTCGCCCTAGACATAGAGAGATTGCATACTACTTTACAATAAATACAGAACTTAAGCAACCCCGTCTCCAGTACAACCCGACACCCATTGTCCTCAATGAGATTTGTATTTCACTCAACTCTGTCATAGTTTTCAAGTATAAAGTCTAATTAAAACTGAAGCATTTTCCTTCTTAATGAAAAAAACTTGGTACGTACATTATGTGTTGATATCTCAGTATCATCGCAATTGagatattttacttttttttgccAAGTACGAATTGCTTATTTGAAAACTATAACAATCTTATTGTCTTCTTACCAGGAAAACACAAGAGAAATCCaagtttaattaataaaaaactttCTAATGAAGACCGACTTTATAACTTTGTATGATCAACATTCTGTAAAGAGTACTTAAGTATGCTAATTTGCTTtgataaatatacattaagAACGCATTAAAGACATGTATTTAAAGGATTGAAGAGGATTGGTTTTCATCAGTAATCGAAATTAAACTATGGTGACTAATGGTAAGGAACGACCTGCAGCTATTTTTGCACAGTGTATTCTACAGCTGTAATCGGTGGGCTTGTCTCACTTTGTTTGCCAGAGAGCCGGGAAAAGCTTTCCGAGCTTTCATCCAATATTATATCGGCGATGGCGGCGAATCGCGACCAGAAGTCGAAAGTTGTTGCAGTGCGATAGTCGCTTTAACTtgtattaatttatttgttgttttatttaagAGTGAACCACCTTAGAAAATGTCTGCCGCAACCAAAGGTAACTATGTGAATCCTTTAGGATATGCCTATGCTTTTGGAAGTCTAGATAAGAGATCATCTCGATGAGAGATCTGAACTTTGGACTCGTTGGTGTCTTATCTGATGCTATATCCCCCCGCGCCCAGCCGATTGCACTTTGGACCTGttgaatggaaaacaaaaatccGCCTTCGTTCGAGCTAAATTTGTCCTATCACTCTGCCTGCGCACATTATATAAGTTGTACATATGTTCATATGTATCTTCTCCATTGTAAGGTATCTATATTGTGGCTGCCAAGCGTACGGCCTTCGGAACCTTCGGTGGATCCTTGAAGGGCATCAACCAGACCCAGTTGCAGACCACGGCGGCCAAGGCTGCTCTGGATGCTGCCGGCCTTAAGGGTGAGCAGGTGGACACCGTCATCGTGGGAAATGTGATTGCGGTAAGTTGGGGATTGAAGATCCTAATACAGGAACACTTAAGGCGTCGGGATAAAACCATATTGAGTTGTGAATAAACTAAAAGAAATATGTAAATGTCATAAAATACTTTAATATCTGGttatgtaaattaatttacttgatatttaatagttattgCAGTTTAATTGTTCAAAAAATGAAGGTACATGCTCATTTAATGTTTTTCGGAACTTGTAAATCTTAAAAATCTCTTTCTCTTACACCTCGCAGTCCTCCTCCACGGATGGTATTTATGTGCCCCGTCATGTGGGTCTCAACTGCGGTGTGCCCATCGAGAAGCCCGCCCTTGCAATCAACCGGCTTTGCGGTTCCGGCTTCCAGTCGATCGTCAACGGTGCCCAGGACATCCTGGTCGGTGGTGCCAAGATAGCCCTTACCGGCGGCGTGGAGAACATGTCACAGAGCCCTTTTATTGCCCGTAATGTCAGATTCGGAACCACCTTAGGTGTCAACTACAATCTGGAGGATGCTCTGTGGGCTGGCCTCACCGATACCTACTGCAAGCTGCCCATGGCTCTGACCGCTGAGAACCTGGCCGATCAGTACAAGATCAGTAGGGAGCGTGTGGATGAATTCTCTCTGCTCTCGCAAAGGAACTGGGAGAAGGGTCAGAAGGAGGGAGCATTCAATGCCGAGATCACACCCATCAAACTTAAGGTCAAGGGAAAGGAAGTGGACTTTGTGGTGGACGAGCACCCACGTCCCAAGACCACCATCGAGGGTCTGAACAAGTTGCCTTCGCTGTTTAAGAAGAACGGCGTTgtgactgccggaactgcatCCGGAATCTGTGATGGTGCCTCCGCAGTGATCGTGGCCTCGGAGGAGGCGCTTAAGGAGTACAACCTGAAGCCCCTGGCCCGTCTAGTGGCCTTCTCCTTTGTCGGAGTTAAGCCTGAGATCATGGGCATTGGCCCAGTACCCGCCATTCAGAACGTCCTGAAGGTTTCCGGCAAGAAACTGGAGGATATTGATCTGATTGAGATCAACGAAGCCTTTGCTGCCCAGACATTGGCCTGTGCCGATGCCCTGAAGTTGGATCCCTCCAAACTGAATGTGAACGGAGGCGCCATTGCCTTGGGCCATCCTCTGGGTGCCAGTGGCTCTCGCATCACTGGTCATCTGGTTCATGAGTTGCAGTAAGTTTCCAAGGCAATTTAAAACCTATCATAAATTCataactatatattttttttcaaggCGCAAGAAGCTGAAGTACGGCATTGGATCCGCGTGCATTGGTGGTGGTCAGGGCATCGCCCTTCTCCTCGAGGCTGTCTAATCCTACACCTCACTGTAATTGGTGTGCCCTGCATTTACACTTAAATTAGTGCCGAAAATTCCGTTTTAAAAGTACCCCGATAGCAATAAAGAAATTATTTTAACTTTACAATTTATTCAATCATCAGCGAATGGAAGTTGATCAGCTTTCTACAAGAAAGACAAGTTGGCGTTTATACTATAAAATTTCTATGCTCGCACTGCTGGAAACGCCAATGGGACGGGGGTTGGCGGATGAAGGACCAGCCCGCTGTACCAGGAAATCTCTTGAAGGGCCTTACATTACGAGTACATGAACATGGGATGACATGGCTGCACTTTCGCTCAGTTCGTCTGGGCGCTGGTGGAGAAGAGCGCCAGGGCGCCGCTGGCGATGCCGACGGAAAAGATGTAGTTGATGAACGGCGTCGAGTTCTTCAGGATGAAGAAgctaatgaaaataataacgGCCAGGTAGATGGCGTTGTTGTAGAAGATGGAGAAGGTGGTGGCCTCGTAGTCGGCCACCTCGTTCTTCTTCCACAGGATGCGCTCGTCCTTTTCCTTGCGCGTGACCTTCTTGTCATCGCCCACTTGACGGTTGACTTCGCGGGTCACCGCCTCCTCCCGACGTCCGGCGATCCTGTGCTTCAGCTGGAACTTGATGTTCTTGTAGGCGGTGGCCATCAGATAAGTGCTAGCGGCCGTCACCAGGACAAACAGGATGGAGCTGGGCCACAGGTCCATGTTGTGGATGCGCCAGAAGAGCCCTGCAAGGAGCACACTCCATTCATTCACAAAGTGTCCCAAAACATACAACGTGTCACTTTACTCACAGATTGGAAGCGCCGACACGATAAAGGCATTGCCGTAGAACAGCGCCGACGACTTGGTGCTCACGTTGCGGCTAAAgtcctgcagcagcagctcctctTCCTTGGTGAAGCCAGAGGACTGGACTTTCTGTTGTTTGCCTGATCCCATTTTCGGTTCGATTTTCGTAGAGAAAGTAGCGAAGAGTGCGGTAAAGTGTACACGAATGCAAACGCAAGTCGGCTCGGACGAATTGTGACGTGTAAACGTCAAGAACCAGGGCTGGAGGCTGCAGTGCGGCTGTCAGTGGCTGTCGATTGGCGATGACAGCGCTGTCGCCTATCGATGCTTGCCAGGGTTTTTAGCATTTTGTGGCGGTTATGggtatttatttgaattttagaTGACGATAAtttgtataataaataatattgctAAGGAGATGATTCACACGTACTACATTTAATTGTAATACAGTtcttcataaatattttaagttataCTACTActtaaaacatatttgtttGTTAACGTCTTAACAGTGTAATTTATCATGGAATTTATTAGCTAGTTTGCATACGCtcttttttcttattaatGAATGTAATAAAATAGAtatcattttatacatttaagcattatgtatctcACTAATAAGAAAGAGTATTAACCATTTAATGTAAGCTGATTTTAATAAGATCCCCATTCTACGCCACTGGATTTCGGACTATCGATAGCGCAACAGGTTCTTCGGCAGCTGAGTTTAATTGTTAAAACTGCACCACTTAATAATATTCATAGGTAAATACAGGAACTGCTTTAGTTTTGAGCAGTTTTTTTTG contains the following coding sequences:
- the LOC6611874 gene encoding SWI/SNF-related matrix-associated actin-dependent regulator of chromatin subfamily A containing DEAD/H box 1 homolog; protein product: MSDSTVAASASASASSSAKSSLSDLRQFRINKNASSAVASLSKTERVPGKKRIQVMADSDSDGNDSQTPKKTKLELTVKEKEERYMAAAKISPHFDTMAIQESLSRTNWDVAASVRYLRENCKPKGHNGPLAKSKLKPRSNGVSATSQGNFSDNDHWDDDDVKQSKDQVYDSDDSDSEMSTKMTGQRKKVFQFMNEASLIELQSVKTLSEKKALAIIDVRPFNDWADLRQKLESIRMSGDLLNYAQELINKQNTVAAILSKCNNMVSRLEKAISNGAGIVEQPKLLSSGLQLADYQIIGLNWLTVMHKQEMNGILADEMGLGKTIQVIAFLAYLKENGLSQAAHLIVVPSSTLDNWEAEISRWCPELVVEKYHGSQDERRRMRGRFAKDGFTGFDVLLTTYHIVGSTPEERKMFRVCKLDYVIFDEAHMLKNMTTQRYANLITINARMRILLTGTPLQNNLLELISLLCFVMPKFFAKSIEDIKSLFAKKGKSDGDQDEVSQFQETQIQRAKRIMKPFVLRRLKKDVLKNLPKKLSLVEKVPMSSQQKIYYHELVDYYSNNKGEVCSSSERAGIAIMMEMRRIANHPLLMRHYFTDANLRGFSKRLANASSFKKTNEQYIFEELAVMSDFQVYQMMSKHEFYDVKIPDNLICDSGKFRYLDTLLPKLKEEGHRVLLFSQFTMMLDIVEEYLRIRKFGFCRLDGATAVNVRQDLITDFNGDDSIFVFLLSTKAGGVGINLTAADTCVIHDIDFNPYNDKQAEDRCHRMGQQRPVTIYRLISESTIEEGILMAAEEKLKLEKDITSNEKGEVHEQRCVVKLLTTALGLDKDQEEQLNNSLNNSIASPAK
- the LOC6611876 gene encoding probable splicing factor, arginine/serine-rich 7, producing MAGGNTPRVIQVTNIAPQATKDQMQTLFGNIGKIEEIRLYPTIRDVSCPVQSRICYVKYTDTTSVPVAQHLTNTVFIDRALIVIPVLAIPEEYRALEMLKNGTIVPGLQKPDSKLPPEVINRIEGQLPQQVIKTYDPKLVEFNLPEYPALPSFYDARKIEEIRRTIIVCDVKNEWRLDDLMECFQRAGEVKYARWAEKDNKTYCMIEFCEQTSIIHALRMQGQEFKGGHLSVYHSTYSITKPEAKSNEAAQAEIEEAMTIVKEAQSMISAAIDPVIGMLAKDKRRRSRSRSRSRERRTSRSRSHRSTSRRRSRRSGSRERRSVSRSRRSRSRGKHSSRSRSKRSRSRHRRSSSRSRRSRSRGGKHSRSSRSRGKRSRSRHRRSTSRSRSSRSHGTGGGSGNGKRSRSRERSKKSHRSEKHSSRSPRSRSKRSSPSPPPATGSKSRSSRSKDPVIVSAKSSRRRDRSRTPETRKLKSISEDTEVKSSRSSADSKSRKSVSVEKSDNMDISNSP
- the LOC6611877 gene encoding 3-ketoacyl-CoA thiolase, mitochondrial codes for the protein MSAATKGIYIVAAKRTAFGTFGGSLKGINQTQLQTTAAKAALDAAGLKGEQVDTVIVGNVIASSSTDGIYVPRHVGLNCGVPIEKPALAINRLCGSGFQSIVNGAQDILVGGAKIALTGGVENMSQSPFIARNVRFGTTLGVNYNLEDALWAGLTDTYCKLPMALTAENLADQYKISRERVDEFSLLSQRNWEKGQKEGAFNAEITPIKLKVKGKEVDFVVDEHPRPKTTIEGLNKLPSLFKKNGVVTAGTASGICDGASAVIVASEEALKEYNLKPLARLVAFSFVGVKPEIMGIGPVPAIQNVLKVSGKKLEDIDLIEINEAFAAQTLACADALKLDPSKLNVNGGAIALGHPLGASGSRITGHLVHELQRKKLKYGIGSACIGGGQGIALLLEAV
- the LOC6611878 gene encoding translocon-associated protein subunit gamma, coding for MGSGKQQKVQSSGFTKEEELLLQDFSRNVSTKSSALFYGNAFIVSALPIWLFWRIHNMDLWPSSILFVLVTAASTYLMATAYKNIKFQLKHRIAGRREEAVTREVNRQVGDDKKVTRKEKDERILWKKNEVADYEATTFSIFYNNAIYLAVIIFISFFILKNSTPFINYIFSVGIASGALALFSTSAQTN